A genome region from Cucumis sativus cultivar 9930 chromosome 4, Cucumber_9930_V3, whole genome shotgun sequence includes the following:
- the LOC101208448 gene encoding uncharacterized protein LOC101208448 yields the protein MAESVGSRNMDKKLIQIDISSDTVCPWCFVGKKNLDKAISASQDQYDFELNWHPFQLNPTAPKEGVVKTEYYRSKFGIQSEQMEARMAEVFRGLGLDYDTSGLTGNTLESHKLIYLAGQQGLGKQHDLVEELCLGYFTQGKYIGDRDFLLECARKAGVEGAAEFLETADNGVKEVKEELEKYSGKISGVPFYVINGKHKLSGAQPPEVFLRAFQVAGK from the exons ATGGCTGAGTCAGTTGGGAGTAGGAACATGGATAAAAAGCTTATACAAATCGATATAAGCTCCGACACGGTTTGCCCATGGTGCTTTGTTggcaaaaaaaatcttgacaAAGCAATTTCTGCTTCTCAGGATCAATATGATTTTGAG TTGAATTGGCATCCTTTCCAGCTCAACCCTACTGCACCCAAAGAAGGTGTTGTTAAGACGGAATATTACAGGAGTAAGTTTGGAATTCAATCTGAACAGATGGAAGCTCGGATGGCAGAG GTGTTTAGGGGTCTTGGACTGGATTATGATACTTCTGGGCTGAC GGGAAATACTCTAGAAAGCCATAAGCTTATATATTTGGCAGGTCAACAAGGCTTAGGCAAACAACATGATCTTGTGGAGGAGTTATGCCTCGGATACTTCACTCAGGGAAAATACATTGGTGACCG ggattttcttttggaatGTGCCAGAAAGGCAGGGGTGGAAGGAGCAGCAGAGTTTCTCGAGACCGCTGATAATGGAGTTAAGGAG GTCAAGGAGGAGCTTGAGAAGTACTCGGGAAAAATTTCAGGAGTTCCCTTTTATGTT ATCAATGGGAAGCACAAATTGAGCGGTGCTCAACCCCCTGAGGTTTTTCTAAGAGCTTTTCAAGTGGCAGGGAAGTGA
- the LOC101218674 gene encoding truncated transcription factor CAULIFLOWER A — MGRGRVQLKRIENKISRQVTFSKRRAGLLKKAHEISVLCEADVALIVFSTKGKLFEYSSDSSMEKILEKYERYSYAERPLAPNGDSELQTSWCQEYPKLTARLEIVQKNLRHYLGEDLDPLNLRELQSLEQQLDTSLKRIRSRKNQLMQESISILHKKEKDLQEENRQLANKVKENEKALVERGQCDVPNLVHNNQPIFGMTPPIPSLSFGANLNGRGSRGSDEDETRPTSINNIQIPAWMLRHVTENSNN; from the exons ATGGGAAGAGGGAGAGTTCAGCTGAAGAGAATAGAGAACAAAATCAGCCGCCAAGTCACTTTCTCAAAGCGTAGAGCTGGTTTACTCAAAAAGGCTCATGAGATCTCTGTTCTTTGTGAAGCTGATGTTGCTTTGATTGTTTTCTCCACCAAAGGAAAACTCTTTGAGTACTCTTCTGATTCCAG CATGGAGAAGATCTTAGAGAAATATGAGAGATATTCTTATGCAGAGAGACCGTTGGCCCCAAATGGAGATTCTGAATTACag ACAAGTTGGTGTCAGGAGTATCCAAAACTTACAGCCAGATTGGAAATTGTACAGAAAAACTTAAG GCATTATTTGGGAGAAGATCTTGACCCTTTGAATTTGAGAGAACTTCAAAGCTTAGAGCAACAACTTGACACATCACTCAAGCGCATAAGATCTAGAAAG AACCAACTAATGCAAGAATCTATTTCAATATTGCACAAAAAG GAAAAGGACTTGCAAGAGGAGAATAGGCAGCTAGCGAATAAG gtaaaggaaaatgagaagGCTTTGGTTGAACGTGGACAGTGCGATGTTCCAAACTTGGTTCATAATAATCAGCCAATTTTTGGAATGACACCACCAATCCCTTCTTTATCATTTGG AGCGAACTTGAATGGGAGAGGATCAAGAGGATCAGATGAAGATGAAACAAGGCCAACCAGCATCAACAACATCCAAATACCAGCGTGGATGCTTCGCCATGTGACTGAAAATTCTAATAACTAA